The nucleotide window CTTTTTGCGGCCAATACGCCCCAGGTCTTCCGTTGGGGAATATTGAAGCGGGCCTATGACGAAGCGGCCCGTCAGGGCCGGATGTCCACGGACGACGCTCAGCTCGTGGAGGCGGCGGGCGGCCGCGTCAGAATCCTCCCGGGGGATTACGACAACGTGAAAATTACGACCGAAGAAGATCTCCGGTATCTCGACAGAACCTGAAAAGAAGGGAAAATACATGAAAAAAGTATTGCGCAGGCTTATCTCGCTGATCGGGGCGACGGGAATCGCCTTTTTCGGCTGGCGCTTCAAGATCAAAAACGCGCCTTCGGACTATGTGGACCTGACCACAAAGGCCATCGTCGCCATGGAAGGCGTAAAAAAGAAGAACTTCGCGGAAATCCGGCCCTTTGCGGAAGCGGTGTTTCCGGAACTCAGCGCCGAAGATTTCGATGCCCTGGAACAAAATAAAAAATATATAAAAAAACTCTGGTTTATCCTCGACGGGACGGCGGCAAAAAAGGATATCCCCATCCTTGTGGCGGATCCCGGCCTGTATTATTATCCGCTGCTCATGAGGCTCAAGACCTTCCTCGACGGGGAAAAGGGCGTCTACAGGCTGAAGGAGGAATTTCTCGCCGAAGCGGGGGATCAAGCGGCCTTCCTGAGGACGCTCCGCTGCAATTTTGCCAACGGGCTCATTTTTGTGGGACAGGAGGCCGAAGACATCGCCTATTTTCAGAAAAAACCCGAACGGCGGGATAAGGTCAGGAGCGGCGAACGGAAAAAAGACCCCATGGTTATCCTTGAAGATCAAAAGTGCGAGCGGATCAGGAGTCTGATCACGGAACAGGAAAAAAAGTTCGTGACGGCGGTCTATGATTTTCCCGGGGAAAACGCCCTCGGACTCGATATGGCGGCGGCGACCCTGGACGCCGGGGCCTTGACGTTTACGGCGGAAGCCTTGCTGCTCTTTGACCGGGAGATCGTCTCCCCCTTTTACGATTCTTCCGACGAAAGAAAACTCACGAAGCTCAAGGGGACGAGCTGGATCTATCTTTCGCTCCGAAATTTTTCCGATATCGAGGCCATCCTCATGACCTACGATGTCCTGACGGAACTCGGGGACGATCCCGAAAAAGCCGCGCGTATGCTCTCGGGCCCCTATCGGGTCAATAATTCCACCAAGGAGGCGCTCTTTTTTATCGAACTGCTGAGCGGCGTTTCGATCGCAAAGGAACTGGCCAATATCGACCGGGAAATCCTCTTTTCCCCCGACGAGCGCACGCTCTCCGCGGCGCTGAAGGATACGGACCGCGCCGGCAAACTGACGGGGAAACTGAAGGTCGGAGGGGACGCGCTAACCGTGGACGCCGCCAAAAAGATTGTAAACGTGAAAATTTCGGCGCTGAATATGCTTCCGTCGCCTGCGGAACCCACGGCGGAAACGCTGATCCCCGTACTCAAAAAGCAATTCTTCTCAGCGAGAATCGCGACTTCCCTTTTGACGCCATTTTTGGAGGACGGTTGGGAAGCGCTCCGGATGTTTCCGGAAATCAGCGGCAAAGGATCGGGGAACCGCGTGGAAATCAAGGCTTCCTGTACTCTCGAAGCGTATGCGCGGGAGCTCGGGGCCCTGAAAAAGAAAAATCCGTAAAACAAAAGGGAAACAGTTGACAATCGGGACAAAGTAAGCATATAATGATACTATAAGCGATTCAAGAAAAAAACGGAGGATGTTATGATAAAGATACACAATACCCTGACCGGAAATCTGGATGAATTCGTGCCGGTAAAGGCCGGCGAAGTCTCCATGTATGTCTGCGGGCCCACGGTCTACAACTATATTCACGTGGGAAATGCGCGTCCGGCCATATTCTTTGATACGGTGCGGCGCTGGTTTGAATACAGTGGATACAAGGTCAACTATGTCCAGAATTTTACCGACGTGGACGACAAGATGATCAAGCGGGCCAACGAAGAACACACGAGTCTCAAAGAAGTGGCCGACAAATACATTGCCGCCTATTTTGAAGACACCGCGAAGCTCAATCTCAAGGAAGAGGGCATGATCCGGCCCAAGGCCACCGAGAATATTCCCGAGATGATCGAAATCGTCGAAGAGCTCGTCAAAAAAGGCCATGCCTACGCCGTTGACGGCGACGTCTATTTCCGCGTCAAGAGTTACGGCGACTACGGCGCCTTATCGAAGAAAAACACGGAAGATCTCCTGAACGGCGTCAGAATTGACGTCAACGAGCAAAAAGAGGACCCGCTGGATTTCGCGCTCTGGAAGAAGGCCAAGGAAGGGGAACCCTGCTGGGATTCGCCCTGGGGAAAGGGGCGTCCGGGCTGGCACATCGAATGCTCGGCCATGTCGGGCCGCTATCTCGGCAAGACCTTTGACATCCACGGCGGCGGCGAGGATCTGATCTTCCCCCATCATGAGAATGAAATCGCCCAGTCCAGATGCTCTGTGGGCGGGGAATTCGCGCGCTATTGGATGCACAACCGCTACATCAACATCGACGGGGAAAAAATGTCCAAGTCCCTCGGGAATTTCAAGCTGCTGCGGGATATCCTGAAACATTACGACGGCAATGTCTTGCGGCTGTTCATCCTCAGTTCCCACTACCGGAAGATCGTGGATTTTTCCGACAAAGAGCTGGATCAGACGAAAATCGCCCTCGAGCGTATCGAAAACGCCCTGACGACGGCTTACGACAAGATCGGCTCGGGGCCGGCCCCCGAAGGCGGAGACCTGGCGGAGTTGCGGAAAGACCTCGAGACATACGAAGAAAAATTCAAAGAGGCCATGGACGAGGATTTCAATACGGCCCAGGGTCTGGGCGTCATCTTTGAACTGATCCGCTCCCTCAACCGCGCCACAAGCACGGAGAAAATAAACGCCGCGGGTCTGGAAGTCCTTGCGGATACCGCCGCTTACCTCAAAAAAATCCTGGAAGAGGTCCTGGGCGTCCGGTTGAAGCTGGAAAAACACGCTTCGGGCGATCTGACGGCGGACCTTGTGGAGCTTTTGCTCGAAGTGCGGCAGGACGCCAGAGCAAGAAAAGACTGGGGCGCTTCGGACAAAATCCGTGACGGCCTCGAAAAATTGGGCGTCAAAATCAAAGACGGCAAGGACAAGACCACATGGACGATTTAGCGAAACTTCTCGCCGGCAATGAAATCAGCGGGATTTCCCTTGCCTATGTGGGCGACGCCGTCTGGGAATTATTTGTCAGAAAATATTACGTCGCGAGGAGTCTAAATGTAAGGACCCTGAACCGAAAGGTCAAGGCCCTGGTCAACGCGAAAAAGCAAAGCGCGCTCTACCGCCGGATGCTCCCTGAGCTGGCGCCCCAATGGCGGGAGTACGGAAGAAAAGGAAAAAACGCCAATATCAAGACATATCCCCGTTCCTGCACACAGCTGGAATATCGGGAAGCCACGGCATTCGAGGCCGTGATCGCAAGTCTGTATATCAATGGAAAAACCGCGATGATCGGGGAGATCGTCAAAAAATTCGCAGAGGAGGAAACGCAATGAATTTTCCGTTTATGTCAAACAGGAGCATCGGGATCGACCTGGGGACAGCCAACACACTGATTTACAGCAAAAAACACAAAAAGATCATCCTGAACGAACCCTCGGTGGTGGCCATCGAGCGGGAGACGAAAAAGGTGCTCGCCGTGGGAAACGAAGCGAAAGAGATGATCGGCAAGACCCCGGGATCCATTGTGGCGGTGAAACCCCTGAGCGAAGGCGTGATCGCCGATTACGACATTACCGAAGCCATGATCAAGCATTTCATCACGAAAGTTTTCGGAAAATATCATTTCTTCCTGCCTGAAATCATGCTTTGCGTGCCCATCGACGTGACGGACGTGGAAAAACGCGCGGTTCTGGAAGCGGCCATAAACGCGGGCGCCAAGACGGCCTATCTGATCGAGGAAGGCCGGGCGGCGGCTCTGGGCGCGGGCCTCGATATCTCGGCGCCCGAAGGAAATATGATCATCGATATCGGCGGCGGTTCCACAGACGTCGCGATCCTTTCGCTGGGCAATACCGTCGTCTGCAGGACCATCCGGACCGCGGGCAACAATTTTGACAACGACATCGTCAAATATGTGAAAAAGACCCATAATCTGGCTATCGGCGAGCGCATGGCCGAAGACATCAAGATCAAAATCGGATCGGCCATTCCCCTCGAAGAGGAAGAGCAGATGATCATCAAAGGACGGGATTTGATTATGGGCCTTCCGAAACCGGTTACGATCAGCTCCGAAGAGGTGCGGGAAGCCATGATGGAATCCCTGATGCAGATCGTGGAATGCGTCAAATCCGTACTGGAGCAGGCGCCCCCCGAGCTCGCCTCGGATATCGTCGACAACGGCATCGTCATGACCGGCGGCGGCTCTCTCGTGCGCAATTTCCCCAAGATGATATCGACCTACACCAACCTTCCGGTACGACTGGCCGAAGCTCCTCTGGAAAGCGTTGTGCGCGGCGCGGGGATGGCCCTTGATCTGCTGGACAAACTGAAAAAAATCGACAAGGCAGTACGCTGATGATCAATGACGCCATCGCAAGCGAAAGCCTGCGGAATATTTTGAAAAACGAGCTCAAATCAGGGAGAACCTTCGGAACGTGGCTCTTTTACGGAAAGGACAGGGATCAGGCCTTCAAGAGCGCGCTGGTCCTGGCAAAGGGCCTTTGCTGTGACACGATGAAAGGCGATTTTTGTGACGAATGTCCCACGTGCCGCAAGATCAACCACGGGGTCTACAGCGACCTCGAGGTGGTCGAGGATCCGACGGGAATCAAGGTTGACGCCGTCCGGGAAATGATACAGAAGTCTTCGGTGACCTCCTTTGAGGGGAAAAACAAGATTTTCATCCTGAAGGACGTCGGAAATATCAATAAATACGCGGCAAACGCGCTGCTGAAACTGATCGAGGAACCCTATCCCCATTGTTTTTATATTCTTTTGAGCGATACGCTCAATATCCTGCCGACGATCAAGTCCCGCTGCGCCATTGTCCGGATTCCGGAGTTGTCGGCGGAGGAACTGGACGTCCCCGAACCCATATACCGGTTTTTCCTGGGCGCCAGCGCCGATATCGCGGCCTGGAAGCAATCGGAAATCAATCTCGCCCAGGACATCCCCTACGACAAGATCGGCGTGTATCTGCGAAAATACGCCGAAGAGAACGATTTTTTCAGCAAAGTCTGTATCTATAAGGCCATCCGGAGTTTTTTGGACAACCGTCCCTACCTGACGCTGAAGGACAAGCTTCAATTTACGGAAGATATCGCGAAAAACAGCAACAACCGCGAACTTCTGAAAGAGCTGATCCGCTACGCCGTCTATGCCCAGAGCTATGCCGAGGGACTTGAAGCCCGGCTGGAGGTCAAAGCCATGTTGCGTTTTCCGGTCAATATGAAGCTGGCCCTCATGCAGATTTTTACAAACTGAAATTTTTTCTGCGCGAAAATCCCCAATTTTCGCGGAAGTTTACCGGAATAATCAGAAATATCAAAAATAACTGTTGATTTATTTTAAAAAATAAGGTATCATAATAAGGCAAAGGAGTCATGCGGTCGCTTAGCTCAGTTGGGAGAGCGTCTGCCTTACAAGCAGAGGGTCATAGGTTCGAGTCCTATAGCGACCACCATCCATTATTTTGATAACGGGGCGACGTAGCCAAGTGGTAAGGCAGAGGTCTGCAAAATCTCCATCACCAGTTCAAATCTGGTCGTCGCCTCCAAAAAGTTTTTTTCGGCAGCTATTTTGATAGGTGCTTTTTTTCTCTATACGGGAGGCTTTTATGTATCGGCATCTGTTCGGCCCCGTGCCCTCGAGGCGCCTGGGGGTATCACTGGGCGTGGATTTGGTCACGGCCAAGACCTGTAATCTCGACTGCGTTTTTTGCGAATGCGGAAAGACGGAGAAACTCACGTTGACGCGGGGGGTGTTCAAAGATCCCGCGGAAGTAAAAAAAGAACTGAAGGAGGCGCTGGCGGCCTTCCGGCCCAATTACGTCACATTTTCCGGCGCGGGGGAACCGACGCTGTCCCTGAGCCTCGGCGGGATCCTGCGGGATCTCAGGCAAGACGACCGCGTCAAGACCGCGGTCATCACAAACGGACTCCTCTTTTCGGATCCGGCAGTCCGGGAGGACCTTATGGCGGCGGATCTCATCCTTACGAAAATCAACAGCGTTCGCAAAGAGACCTTTGACCGGATCTGTCGCGGCGCGGAAACGGATCTGACGGCTTTTACGGATAATTTACGGGCCTTTTGCGGGGCTTTTCCGGGGGAAATTTACCTCGAAACCTTTATCATCGAAGGGCTGAACGACGGCGATGAAGAAATCGCGGATCTGACGGCCTTTGTGAAGACGCTCCGGATCACGAAATGGCAGCTCAACACGCTGGCCCGGGCGGGGGCCGAGGACTGGGTCGCGCCCGCAAGCCCAGGCGTCATGAAGCGCATTCGGGAAAAAATCATTTCCCTCGGCTATGCGGCCGAAAAGATAGAAATCATCGGGGAAGTCAGGGAGCTTGCGGAAAAAATCGCGCCCGACGCCGAGCTGGTGAAAAATATGCGGGACAAGCGGGAATACGGGGAGGACGAATTCAAAAAAATTTTCAAGACCTCCGACTGATCCGGGCGAGCAGGGCGTAAAGAAAGAAAACAGGGACTACGGGAGTGAAGTTCATGATCGGCGGCATATTACAGATCAAAATCATATCGGTGGGCGGCGCCGGCGCGAGAATCCTGCGGGAACGGGGCAGTACCCCCTTCAACGTAAAATACATGGCCGTGGATTGCGCGTCTGACGACTTTGAAGAAGGGCTGATCGCCAACGAAAAGCTGGCTATCGGAGAGTGTCTCAACTTCGGGGACGTGCCCAAGGAAAACGCCAACGTCTGCGTCAAGGCCATGGAGGCGCGGGAAGAGATCGCGGCCGGATTTTTGAAGCAAACGGATCTGCTTTTTCTCGTGGCGGGCCTGGGCGGATCGACGGGATCGGGCGCGGCCCCGGTGATCATCCGTCTCGCGCGGCAAATGGGGATTCTGACGTTCGCGATCCTCGTCGAACCCTTTTCCTTTGAGGGACCTGTTCGTCGGAGCATTGCCAAATCGGCCCTGGGCATGGCGCGAA belongs to Fusobacteriaceae bacterium and includes:
- the cysS gene encoding cysteine--tRNA ligase, which gives rise to MIKIHNTLTGNLDEFVPVKAGEVSMYVCGPTVYNYIHVGNARPAIFFDTVRRWFEYSGYKVNYVQNFTDVDDKMIKRANEEHTSLKEVADKYIAAYFEDTAKLNLKEEGMIRPKATENIPEMIEIVEELVKKGHAYAVDGDVYFRVKSYGDYGALSKKNTEDLLNGVRIDVNEQKEDPLDFALWKKAKEGEPCWDSPWGKGRPGWHIECSAMSGRYLGKTFDIHGGGEDLIFPHHENEIAQSRCSVGGEFARYWMHNRYINIDGEKMSKSLGNFKLLRDILKHYDGNVLRLFILSSHYRKIVDFSDKELDQTKIALERIENALTTAYDKIGSGPAPEGGDLAELRKDLETYEEKFKEAMDEDFNTAQGLGVIFELIRSLNRATSTEKINAAGLEVLADTAAYLKKILEEVLGVRLKLEKHASGDLTADLVELLLEVRQDARARKDWGASDKIRDGLEKLGVKIKDGKDKTTWTI
- a CDS encoding Mini-ribonuclease 3-like protein, producing MDDLAKLLAGNEISGISLAYVGDAVWELFVRKYYVARSLNVRTLNRKVKALVNAKKQSALYRRMLPELAPQWREYGRKGKNANIKTYPRSCTQLEYREATAFEAVIASLYINGKTAMIGEIVKKFAEEETQ
- a CDS encoding rod shape-determining protein, with the translated sequence MNFPFMSNRSIGIDLGTANTLIYSKKHKKIILNEPSVVAIERETKKVLAVGNEAKEMIGKTPGSIVAVKPLSEGVIADYDITEAMIKHFITKVFGKYHFFLPEIMLCVPIDVTDVEKRAVLEAAINAGAKTAYLIEEGRAAALGAGLDISAPEGNMIIDIGGGSTDVAILSLGNTVVCRTIRTAGNNFDNDIVKYVKKTHNLAIGERMAEDIKIKIGSAIPLEEEEQMIIKGRDLIMGLPKPVTISSEEVREAMMESLMQIVECVKSVLEQAPPELASDIVDNGIVMTGGGSLVRNFPKMISTYTNLPVRLAEAPLESVVRGAGMALDLLDKLKKIDKAVR
- a CDS encoding ATPase; this encodes MINDAIASESLRNILKNELKSGRTFGTWLFYGKDRDQAFKSALVLAKGLCCDTMKGDFCDECPTCRKINHGVYSDLEVVEDPTGIKVDAVREMIQKSSVTSFEGKNKIFILKDVGNINKYAANALLKLIEEPYPHCFYILLSDTLNILPTIKSRCAIVRIPELSAEELDVPEPIYRFFLGASADIAAWKQSEINLAQDIPYDKIGVYLRKYAEENDFFSKVCIYKAIRSFLDNRPYLTLKDKLQFTEDIAKNSNNRELLKELIRYAVYAQSYAEGLEARLEVKAMLRFPVNMKLALMQIFTN
- a CDS encoding radical SAM protein codes for the protein MYRHLFGPVPSRRLGVSLGVDLVTAKTCNLDCVFCECGKTEKLTLTRGVFKDPAEVKKELKEALAAFRPNYVTFSGAGEPTLSLSLGGILRDLRQDDRVKTAVITNGLLFSDPAVREDLMAADLILTKINSVRKETFDRICRGAETDLTAFTDNLRAFCGAFPGEIYLETFIIEGLNDGDEEIADLTAFVKTLRITKWQLNTLARAGAEDWVAPASPGVMKRIREKIISLGYAAEKIEIIGEVRELAEKIAPDAELVKNMRDKREYGEDEFKKIFKTSD